In the Endozoicomonas sp. SCSIO W0465 genome, CCAAAGCTCCTGAGAATCAACCTGTGGTCCTGGGGCTTGATGACTGGGTAATCGAACGGTTTTCCGACAAAGCCCCTGCTTGTCGTACACATCATCAACACAGCAAGAAACGCAATCGGCCGACGTACATCTGGGGGCAGTGTTGGGTTTCCCTGGCCATCATATTTGAGCGGGCTGCAGATGAAGTATTTACCGCCATACCGGTGATCTCATTTCCGACACCAGCTTCAGGTAACACCAGCAAACTGAAAATTGCCGTGGCCATGCTCAGGGTGGTACGCAATGAAGTGAAGGATCGAGTGCTACGCCTGCTAACCGATTGCTGGTATATGAACTGGACACTGATAAAGCCAGCTCTGGAAATGAACATAGAAGTTGTTGGTCAGATACCTTCAAATCGGGCCCTCTATGCTTTGCCGCCAGCACCCACCGTAAAGAAGCGAGGGCGCCCAAAAAAGTACGGCATCAAGATGACGACAGAACAGGTTAAGAAACTGCCGGAAGAAAAAGCAACAGTATGGATGTACGGCAAATTTCGCAAAATACGTTATCGTACCCTGATCTGTCGCGCCAGATTCCTTAAAGGTCGTGAAGTACGCGTCGTCTGGAGTCGCTTTGAAAATGACAAAGGTCTGACCGAAAGCAGAATATTCATCTCGACCAATCCGGAACTTGAGGGACTGGAGGTGCTTCGTGCCTATTCCCGGAGATGGCCGGTAGAGCCAATGTTTCACCAACTCAAACATGCTTTTGGCTGTTGCCATTTATGGCAGCAGAAATTGCGAACACTGCTTCGATGGATGCATTTGAAAATGGCAGGCTATGCATTATTGCAGTTATTAACCGTTTGTAAAAATCAGGCATGTCTGAATATTTCTCGGATACCCTGGAGAAGCCCGGATACAACCACTGCAGGCATGATGAAAATTGCTCTTTCAGGAATTATTCCGAGGTTCTCTATTCGCAAGGGCTGGAACAGATATAAGCAAAAATATGAGTTCAATTTTCGCGATCTGATCGACCAGTTAATACCGGATAATTCAGAAGCAGCATAACTAAAGGCTTTTAGGCAAAAAACGGAAGTAATAACGAACTTGGAAAAACAGTTCACTGATTTCGGCTTGCTTCACTATAAAAAGCTGACCGAATTATCGTTTTATACAGACTCTAAAGTCGAGGTAACTGTTCAGCACCCCCACATAAATCTGGAATTTTCTGATTTTTATACCATCCTCTTAAGCACCATTTTTCCACAATATTCGCCAGCATGATTCCAGAACTACCCGCAACTATGTCGGCTGAGATTCTCTTGAAAGAGAATGCAGAGCTGCGGATGAGAGTTGCCTGTCTGGAAGAGCGATGTCGAGAATTGGAAGAAAAGGTTGGCAAGAACAGTCAAAACAGCAGCAAGCCGCCATCGTCTGATGGTTATCAAAAACCTTGTAAAAACAGTAATTCTCCAGATCATTCTGACGACCTTTCCGCAGATAAAGGTACCGATCCATCGGATGAAAAACCCAATCCTAAAAGTCTGAGACAGTCTTCTGGTAATAAAGCCGGTGGAAAGAAAGGGCATCAGGGCACTTGTCTTAAACAGGTCGATATCCCTGACTATATTGAGTACCTTCCGGTTAAAGAATGCAATAAATGTCAGGCGTCTCTCTTCTTGATAGTGAGCCGGTCAAATATATTGAACGACAGGTGTTTGAACCAGGGAGACCGGGTGAATTTGAAGTAACGGCCCATAGAGCTGAAGTAAAAATCTGCACTTGTGGTTGTCGGAATCAGGCTGAATTCCCGGAAGGTGTTACCGCTGCCGCACAATATGGCTCAGCCACACAGGCTATGGCCGTCTATCTTAACCAATACCATTTCCTGCCTTTTAAGCGCGTGTCAGAGTATTTTAATACTCTCTATAAAATGAGTGTAAGTGCAGGCACTGTCGCCAATTTTGTGGCCAGAACCTATGAAAATCTGGCTTCTACTGAAGAGGTTATTCGTGACGCCTTGCGGGAATCGTCTGTTGCCGGAGCCGATGAAACGGGTATGCGGGCCGAGGGCTCTTTGCACTGGCTACACGTTATGCGGGATGAACAATGGACGCTCTACTACTTGTCTGAAAAGCGAGGTCGTGAGGCCATGGACACGATGGGCATACTGCTAACATTTGCAGGCGTTCTGGTTCATGATCATTGGAAATCCTATTTTGCATATGCGGCAACTCACGTACTTTGCAATGCCCATCACCTGAGGGAGCTTTTGGGTGTTGTTGATAGGGACAGCAATCAACTGGCGTTGCGATTGATGAAGCTACTGAGGCTTTCCTGGCATTACTGCAAGGGCTTTAAGACCATAGGTATGCTACAGATGCCAAGTGTTGTCTGTGAACGAATCGAGAAGATTTATGACCGGTTGCTTCAGCGGGCTCTAATGAAAGAAGTCGTCTATATGGAGAAGCAACGAGAGGAGCTTAAGCGCAAGAAAGTCAAGAATACTAAAGCTTACAATCTCTTCAAACGACTCACTGAGTTCAAGGCTGAGACACTGCGCTTCATGTCAGATTTTACCATTCCCTTCGATAACAATGGCAGTGAGCGGGATGTTCGAATGGCCAAGTTAAAGCAGAAAATCTCAGGCTGCTTCAGGAGTGCAGACGGTGGTTCTATGTTTGCACGGATTCGCAGCTATTTGTCGTCTGCCAGAAAACAGGGAATGGACATATATCAATCACTTCATAGAGCTGTTCGGAATTACTGTAATATGCCTTTGCTCAGTGCTGAATAGTTACAAGTCGAGTATGTCTTTCTTGTTCACTCCATAGAAATTTTCTGTGAGCCATTCTGTTAAATACTCTCCTACGGGGCTAAGTTCCCTTTAATGGTTGGTGGTAGTTTTAATAGCTGTAGATATTCAGGTATTAAACAGAAATACTGAAACGCTATTAAAATTAAATATCAGCCATTGCCAGCTAAGAAATCCACTGAGCAAGGTCTTTCACTGCTCTTCCCAAGCCCTATGCTCTGTTGGTTTTTCTCAAGTACCTATAATAAATCTAAGTACTTATTACTCCAAGGTATGAAGAAAAAAACAACGCCAACCACTAAAGGGAACATAGCCCTCCTACGGTGTGGATTCCATTATGGAATGCTATAACCTCATACCTGAGCAAATAATCATTAATGAACAAATCAATATTTGATAAATGATTTTCGATTTCTTTATCAGAAAGATTGAACTCTCTTAAATAACTTTCAAATGTTTGCAGTGCATAAAAATTTGATATTCGATTCAATCTGATTTTTTCTTTCCGTTTTATAAACTCCATAATTTCAAACCTTACTTCTCTACTCAATATTAATGACAACAGAATGCTGGCAAACCAGAAAACCGGTATCGGCTCTTGAATCTTGAACCTATTCAAAAATATGGTCCATCCCTCAACCCTTGAAACCATTTTTTAGTTCAGGACAATATTCCCTGTTTTTAATAGAAATCTGGTCATTCAGCGTCCAAAAGTCATAAATAACACCAAGCCCAAAAAAGCCAAGGGTAAACAGATACAAAACTCCGGATATCCATTTCCCCAGATACATACGGTGAACGCCGAATAGCCCCAGGAAAGTCAGCAAGATCCAAGTAACTGAGTAATCGTACTGACCACTATGAAAACGAAGATCTGCTTCCCGGTCCATGGCCGGAATAAGGAAAAGATCGATCAGCCAACCAATGCCGAAGAGACCAAAAGTGAACAACCAGATTGTGCCGGTTACTGGTTTGCCATAATAAAATCGGTGAGCACCAAGAAAACCAAAAACCCAGAGCACGTAACCGATAACTTTACTATGAGTGTCGTTCATTGTTCACCTGAACTATTGAAAATGGCGAGTTCTGACCAAGGTTCAAAATGATGAGTGGTAAGTCTGATTGTTGTAAACCATATTTTCTCCAATTGAAATAATAGGTTTATACTTGCCTTAATCAGAAACATAAATCAAAAAATGTTGAAACTATTTCCTGAGCCGCAACCACGCTACCGCCCCTCTATTCCATTTCATAGAGTATTAAGGCAGTTCTACGTTTTACGACCATTTCTACATAGTTGCATAGGCGTGAAATAGTACCACCGAACCGTTTACCGTGGTATTTTTTCGGACATGTTTTGCTACTGCTCATATTTAACACTGAACCTGCCTGGATAGATTGACTGGTATTGAGAGAGCCTGAAGACGCTAACGTCGTCTGACTGCTATCGAACAGCTGACTTCCCCAGATCTTGAGACAGGCTGATACTCCGGTCAACAAATTCATTTTGATGACTTTTTGTGTACCACGAACACTAATTATGCACATAGTGCACACGGTACACATTAAAAATACTGTTACTATTTACAGTACAGTATTTTTATTGCACGATAGTCATCACTGGATAACAACATTTTCGCCCAACCAACTAATAACAATCGATGGACGTTAATCATGGACAATCGGTCACTCTGGCTCGCCAAGGTCTCTCAGCTGGTTTCTCTCCTCTTTCATGTTCTGCAGCTCTCACGGGATGAGTCTGAGGCAGTAATGAGCTCAGTTAAACATCATCGTGACAAGGCCAAACCGGAGCAGGAACAGGAAGCTCAGCGAAATGATTGTTGATATCGCTTGACCGCATTCATTGATAGCTGGTTGATCCGCTCGTGCAGAGCATTCAGTCGTTGCCGTTTAGTATCCGGGTTTATCAACCGGGCCTCCATCACCCGGCGAACTTCTTTTCTGAACTTATTAATCTCCCTGCTGGCTTTTTGGAGTCCGGCCTTGTTCCTGAGCTTTGCTCCGGGAAGTCTGTTCCAGTTCCTTCGCTCGCTCAGTGTCGCCAGACTCCTGGTATCGTCTGATACTGTTGGCAATCTCGATGATGTCTACAGTCATATCATGCAGCTCATCAGTGTAGCGATTTCTGCTGGTCACCTTGTCCCGCACAACACTGCCCAGTGTTTCAAAATAGAGATGCTCTAGCTTTTTCGGTGAGCGCATCCAGTCTGGTACTTGTTCCGGCAGACGATGCACCGGTCTACAACGTCCGATACTGCATTGATAACGATGAATGCCAGAACTGTATTGATGCCTTTATTGAACAGCAGCGCGGGGGAGTGAATTAAACAGCGTTGCATGGCCATGCAATAAAGAGCAGCCAGACGCATTGACGAGACTGCTCTGGCACCCGGTCGCAGGTTGGTCACATCAGGAGTGCGCCATTACGTCCTGGAGATCCTCCGCCCAGGCCAGGGCTTTCTGAAAAGCCGCATCGCCATATTGTGCTGAGCTGAAGCGACGAGTCAGGGCACAGGATTTACGATTCTGCTTTTTCTGGGAGATATGCGCGAGCCATCCGGTTTGACCGTCTTTCTGGGTGTATTTTTCGATGCTCATCATAACCGGCGATCTCCCTTTTGTGTCAATCATTGTGCCTCAGCGTGTTGCTTTCCGACGGTGCGCAATTATTCAGCAGAAGTGATCCAAAAATCTTGATACGTATCAATACTTATTATCGACAGATCAGGGGGCGAGTATCTACTGAATTTACACCCACCGATCAAGGTGAGGACAAAAATGGTTTGCCAAGAGATACTCCTTAACGGTCAGAGAATGATCAAAATGTGTTCTCTTACACTCTGAATTTTACGAATAAAAACTCATTAACAATCACCGACAAACAGAGAAATACACAACCGACCAGCAAGAAACAGCCGTATCAAGTTTGATTTGATCACCATCAATGATCGCTGTACCGTAGACTTTCAAGCCCTGAGAACCTTGAGGATTGATTGTCCATGCTGAAGAAAAAAACGATCAAAAAAACAGCGGAAACCGAAGTGACGTTTGAGTTCGCTCAACCGGGCATCAAGTCCGTGTCGCTGGTTGCGGACTTTAATCAGTGGCAACCGGTCACCATGAAATACCACAAAAAAGAAAACGCCTTCCGGACCAAAGTAAAGCTGCCCGGCGACAATACCTTCCATTTCCGTTACCTGCTGGATGAGACCATCTGGGAGAACGACCATAACGCAGACGACTACGTGCCCAACCCTTACGGCAGTGATAACAGTGTGGTCTACACAAAGATCAAGAAGTAATTAAAAGAAACCCCCGTCACCATAGGGGTGATGACGGGGTTTTCTCTACCAGCATAAGGAGTGATGTGGTATCGGTAAGCTACCAGAACGCTACTCGATGGTCAAAAAACAATCGCTCCAGCCTGCTTAACTGAGGCACTCAAACCGCCTGACGGCATGATCACCCAGCAACGACCGAACCTTCTCCTTGCACTTATCCACGCACTCCGTCTCGGTCATCTCATCAACCCGTGCGGCGCATTTTGGTCCAAAGATGTCCAGCATCAGTTGTTTGCACTGCTGTTTTTTGGAGGGAGTTTCAATATCAAGATCAATCATGATACACCTGTATTACCTTATGAAAGCCAGTTCCTGATCATCGAATTTAATTAGAACGTACAGCTATCTCATCTAATACAGCAAATCGATCCCTAATCCTCAGTGTAACCACCCGGACAGTGCGCAGACAAAGGAGGTATGGAATAACAAGTCCAGTCAGGTAAACAGACCGTTTATCGCAACACCGCCAGCACTCCACCACAGAACATCTCCGGCCTTAGCCATCGGTGATGAGATATTGACAGAGAGACGCCTATTTTACGGGAGAGTCTGGCTTTTCTGCTGATAATATTCTCGGCAGGTTTCAATAGGGTCCCGCCCCTCAGACATTTGCTGGTTCCACCGCTGAACCCCACTGCGAATTCGAGACTGGCGCTCCGTGTCCGATAACTCTGGGTTGTCCAGCATCGACAGGTAGCCGTATAGATTGCGGTCCATTCTGTACTGGTTTGTCTGCCTGTTTTTTCTGATGGTTGAATTATTCATAATTACCCTCTACGAGCTCTGCGACAGTTAGCTTGTCTATCAACAAAGCTAATCGAGTGGCTATGTTCCCTTTAGTGGTTGGCGTTGTTTTTTTCTTCATACCTTGGAGTAATAAGTACTTAGATTTATTATAGGTACTTGAGAAAAACCAACAGAGCATAGGGCTTGGGAAGAGCAGTGAAAGACCTTGCTCAGTGGATTTCTTAGCTGGCAATGGCTGATATTTAATTTTAATAGCGTTTCAGTATTTCTGTTTAATACCTGAATATCTACAGCTATTAAAACTACCACCAACCATTAAAGGGAACTTAGCCTAATCGAGTCGTGGTGTTGAAATCGTCTGCCAGGCAATAAGATGGGTGAATATTCCCTTTCTATGCCTAATACCCCCGAAGGGTTTGAAGTTGCAACACAGGGACAAGCGAACAAAATCATAGGAGCATTGAAGTACTGTGTGACTAGCCAGACTGGTTGCACCTATAAGTGAACACAGACCACAACAATAGCAATTTCATAGGCGACGGGTTTAAAAGCAGGCGAAAACTGACAGGATACTTAATCGTGCTTTCCTATAGGATGCAAGGCAATGATAACTTATATCGAATCAGCCTGACCTGAATCAAATGGGCAATGTCCACGCAAAAATATTCTTGCACCTTTGCCTATGAAAAAACACAATGCCTCCAATCCTGTCGCCTGTATGAACATATATCGAGCAACAGAAAGAGAATAAAAAAGACCGGACGTTATGGGGGACATTCTATGGAGCCAGCAGCCGCCTCAATTTCCATTCCACCATCATCTTTTGATGCATGGCTACAAGACCAGTCATCGAACCTGCAATCCTGGTTCAAAAGTCAGCGTGGCACTATTGACGGGCTCACTGTTCGAAAACACCCTGCCTGCCTGAAACCACAGATCTTCCTACCTGCCGATGAAAAAACAGCTTATGACCGGGCCCGATTTGACTTGATGATAAACACTGGCCGAGATATCTGGTGCATCACGCTGGACATGGTCTTTTACCTAAAACCTCGCGTGACCGATGAAGGCAAGCTGGCCAACGCCAGTATTCTGTTTACCGTGCTGGATGAAGATGACCGGCCCAAGGTGGTTGACTACCTGCCCGTGTGGGAGAACACATCAGCTCAGCACGTTGGAGGGGACTTTACAGCAGAGCAATGGATAACACACTGGTTCAGAAAACTCACCAAAAGCCGGAGGCTTCATCGCATCTTTGCCTATAAAACATGGATAAGGGAAGCTGACTAACAACAGATTGGAGGTAACACTTTCTTATCGTTCACTGAGCCCATAGTACAATGGATGGACAAATACGGATAGACTCCCGCCTCTTGTTGCATCAGACTTCATCCAGTCTCAAAGTTTTTGCTGATACCTGTCCCCAGATAGGGTCAGCATTTTTTTTCCGAGCAATATCAACGACGGATTCAAGTTCCGACACTCAGCTCAATAGGTCTCCATAAAATTCGATTGATTTCATATAAAAGTGCGAACCAGTCTTTAAATATGGCGGAAGCATTTATGATACGAATTCAGGGTGTCTACTGAATGGGGTTAGTCAGAAAAAGTAGTTGCTGTATTGACTGATGGGATCTAGGCAAGTCATACCAGACGACATTGCCAGTCAAAAAGAAAAAAACGGACCCTAAAGCCCGTGAGATAAGATTTTCTCTGCAAAATTCACAGTAGGTAAACTGCGC is a window encoding:
- a CDS encoding transposase produces the protein MTKFEMVAMLTSDHQVILRELASYTTFLAGALSSTAVPTFCELLFGCMLSADGFVTQALLTIDFHCVWSSYHHWLSQGKWQWKNLARHLIRLVCSKAPENQPVVLGLDDWVIERFSDKAPACRTHHQHSKKRNRPTYIWGQCWVSLAIIFERAADEVFTAIPVISFPTPASGNTSKLKIAVAMLRVVRNEVKDRVLRLLTDCWYMNWTLIKPALEMNIEVVGQIPSNRALYALPPAPTVKKRGRPKKYGIKMTTEQVKKLPEEKATVWMYGKFRKIRYRTLICRARFLKGREVRVVWSRFENDKGLTESRIFISTNPELEGLEVLRAYSRRWPVEPMFHQLKHAFGCCHLWQQKLRTLLRWMHLKMAGYALLQLLTVCKNQACLNISRIPWRSPDTTTAGMMKIALSGIIPRFSIRKGWNRYKQKYEFNFRDLIDQLIPDNSEAA
- a CDS encoding DUF6444 domain-containing protein, with translation MIPELPATMSAEILLKENAELRMRVACLEERCRELEEKVGKNSQNSSKPPSSDGYQKPCKNSNSPDHSDDLSADKGTDPSDEKPNPKSLRQSSGNKAGGKKGHQGTCLKQVDIPDYIEYLPVKECNKCQASLFLIVSRSNILNDRCLNQGDRVNLK
- a CDS encoding IS66 family transposase → MSGVSLLDSEPVKYIERQVFEPGRPGEFEVTAHRAEVKICTCGCRNQAEFPEGVTAAAQYGSATQAMAVYLNQYHFLPFKRVSEYFNTLYKMSVSAGTVANFVARTYENLASTEEVIRDALRESSVAGADETGMRAEGSLHWLHVMRDEQWTLYYLSEKRGREAMDTMGILLTFAGVLVHDHWKSYFAYAATHVLCNAHHLRELLGVVDRDSNQLALRLMKLLRLSWHYCKGFKTIGMLQMPSVVCERIEKIYDRLLQRALMKEVVYMEKQREELKRKKVKNTKAYNLFKRLTEFKAETLRFMSDFTIPFDNNGSERDVRMAKLKQKISGCFRSADGGSMFARIRSYLSSARKQGMDIYQSLHRAVRNYCNMPLLSAE
- a CDS encoding TM2 domain-containing protein; translated protein: MNDTHSKVIGYVLWVFGFLGAHRFYYGKPVTGTIWLFTFGLFGIGWLIDLFLIPAMDREADLRFHSGQYDYSVTWILLTFLGLFGVHRMYLGKWISGVLYLFTLGFFGLGVIYDFWTLNDQISIKNREYCPELKNGFKG
- a CDS encoding isoamylase early set domain-containing protein — protein: MLKKKTIKKTAETEVTFEFAQPGIKSVSLVADFNQWQPVTMKYHKKENAFRTKVKLPGDNTFHFRYLLDETIWENDHNADDYVPNPYGSDNSVVYTKIKK